CTTCGCTTCGCGCGACAGCTTCTTCCGATCCGACGTACTCAAGAACCGCTTCCGCAACCGAATCGTTTGCGGCGTCACCTCGATCAGCTCATCGTCCTCGATATACTCCAGAGCCGCTTCCAGAGTCAACTCCCGCGGCGGCTCGAGCATGATGTGCTCATCCGCTCCCTTGCTTCGCATGTTCGTCAACTTCTTTTCCTTCGTCGGATTCACATCCATGTCACCCGGACGCGAATTCTCCCCGACGATCATCCCCTCGTAGACGGTGTCGCCCGGGCTCACGAACAGCGTCGAGCGCTCCTGCAAGTTGAACAGAGCGAACGCGACGATTGTGCCACCTTCCATCGATACCAGCGATCCGCGCGTCCGACCGGCCAACGGCCCGGCCCACGGACCGTAATCGAGAAACCGGTGATGCATGATGCCGGTTCCGCGCGTGTCCGTCAAAAACTCCGACCGATAGCCGAAAAGTCCTCGAGCCGGAATCCGATACAACAAACGCACGAGTCCCTGCCCCGGATTCTTCATCTCGAGCATCTCGGCGCGCCGCGGACCGAGCTTCTCGATCACGGTACCCAGATGCTCCTCCGGGACGTCGATCGACAACTCCTCGTACGGCTCCAATCGCTCGCCGTTCGGCCCCTCTCGAGTAATGACTCGAGGACGCGACACTTGGAATTCAAAGCCCTCGCGGCGCATCGTCTCCATGAGGATGGTGAGATGCAGCTCGCCCCGGCCCGATACCGTCCACGTGTCCGTCGAGTCGGTATCCTCGACGCGCAGCGCGACATTCCGCTCGAGCTCCTTGTACAATCGCTCGCGCACCTGGCGCGACGTCACGAACTTTCCTTCCTTGCCGGCGAACGGCGAATTGTTCACCACGAAATCCACCGAGATCGTCGGCTCCTCGACGGCGATGCCCTCGAGCCGCTCGGGATGCTCGATGTCGGTCAGCGTCAATCCGATCTCGACGTTCTCCAGACCCGCCAGCGACACGATATTCCCCGCCTCGGCCTGCTGCACCTCGACGCGATCGAGTCCCTCGAACATGTACAGTTTCGTGACACGCGACTGGTCGGGCTTCTGATTCGGATCGAGAGGCAGGAGCAGCACCGGATCGCCAACCTTCACCACACCGCGCTCGATACGCCCGATCGCCAGGCGTCCCAAGTACGGCGAGTGGTCGATGGTCGAGACGAGCATCTGGAACGACCCATGAATGTCGTCCGGCGGCGCC
This genomic stretch from Gemmatimonadaceae bacterium harbors:
- the typA gene encoding translational GTPase TypA; amino-acid sequence: MSIRNIAIIAHVDHGKTTLVDKMLRQAGAFRDNQVVQERVMDSNPLERERGITILAKNTAVRWKDTKINIVDTPGHADFGGEVERILRMVDGVLLVVDAFDGPMPQTRFVLRKALALGRTPIVVINKIDRPGADPLRVHDEVLSLFIELEADEAQLDAPVVYVSARDGVSTLDLDQPLQDLTPLFDTIVAMVPAPPDDIHGSFQMLVSTIDHSPYLGRLAIGRIERGVVKVGDPVLLLPLDPNQKPDQSRVTKLYMFEGLDRVEVQQAEAGNIVSLAGLENVEIGLTLTDIEHPERLEGIAVEEPTISVDFVVNNSPFAGKEGKFVTSRQVRERLYKELERNVALRVEDTDSTDTWTVSGRGELHLTILMETMRREGFEFQVSRPRVITREGPNGERLEPYEELSIDVPEEHLGTVIEKLGPRRAEMLEMKNPGQGLVRLLYRIPARGLFGYRSEFLTDTRGTGIMHHRFLDYGPWAGPLAGRTRGSLVSMEGGTIVAFALFNLQERSTLFVSPGDTVYEGMIVGENSRPGDMDVNPTKEKKLTNMRSKGADEHIMLEPPRELTLEAALEYIEDDELIEVTPQTIRLRKRFLSTSDRKKLSREAKRERVSG